From Rhodovibrio salinarum DSM 9154:
TCGGGGTCTCCGCGGGGGCGGCCTATGCCTTTGCCGGTGTGGTGGATGGTGGCGCGATGGCACCGCCGGCGCGCGCGCAGGCTGCCCCGCAACAGGGCGGGGAACTGCGCTTCGCCATGGAGGTGATGGAGATCACCGACCCGGCCGCGTTCGAGTGGCCGCAGCAGGCGAACGTGACCCGTTGGATCGTCGAGTACCTGACCCGGACCGGGCCGGATAACGTGACGCTGCCCTACCTTGCGGCGGGTTGGGAAGCGTCGGACGACCTCAGGACCTGGACCTTCACGTTGCAGCGGGAGGTGCGCTGGTCGAACGGCGATCATTTCACCGCCGATGACGTGGTGGCGAATTTCCAACGCTGGTTGGATCCGCAGCGCGGGTCGTCGAACCGCTCGCTGTTCGATGGCTTGGGCGAGCAGGTGTCGGTTGCTGGTCCGGGCGACCTGTCGCAGACGCAGATGCGCCTGCGGAACGGAGCGGTCGAGAAGGTCGACGCGCATACGGTCCGCTTGCATCTCTCGCGTCCAGACCTGTCGATTCCCGAAAATCTGTACAACTATCCAGCCGCCATCCTGCACCGTGACTTCGACGCAATGGGCGGCGACCTGCGCGCAAATCCGATCGGGACCGGGCCCTACCGGCTGGCGGGCTTCCAACCGGGGGAAGAGGCGCTGCTGATCCGTCGCCCGGGCGGCTATTGGGGGGAGCCGCCGCACCTGGACGCGATCCGTTATATCGATCGGGGGTTGAGCCGCCGGCAAATGCTGGGAGCGCTGCTGGACGACGAGGTCGACGGTGTTCAAGAGGTCGATGTGGGCGACCTGAAGGCGGTGGAGGGTGTCTCGGGCATCGATCTGCATGCTGTTCCCACGGCACGCACCGGCGTTTGCCGGATGCGGGTCGACCGGCCGCCGTTCGACGATCTCCGTGTGCGTCAAGCGGTCCAGCGCGCCGCGGATAACCGCGAATTGCTGACCCACGGGTATGACCGCCGGGGCATGCTGGCGGAAAATCATCACGTTGGCCCGATGCACCCGGAGTACGCAGCCCTCCCGCCCGTTCCGCGCGACCCCGGGCGG
This genomic window contains:
- a CDS encoding ABC transporter substrate-binding protein, which translates into the protein MADNFASGRVDRRGFLRTACLLGVSAGAAYAFAGVVDGGAMAPPARAQAAPQQGGELRFAMEVMEITDPAAFEWPQQANVTRWIVEYLTRTGPDNVTLPYLAAGWEASDDLRTWTFTLQREVRWSNGDHFTADDVVANFQRWLDPQRGSSNRSLFDGLGEQVSVAGPGDLSQTQMRLRNGAVEKVDAHTVRLHLSRPDLSIPENLYNYPAAILHRDFDAMGGDLRANPIGTGPYRLAGFQPGEEALLIRRPGGYWGEPPHLDAIRYIDRGLSRRQMLGALLDDEVDGVQEVDVGDLKAVEGVSGIDLHAVPTARTGVCRMRVDRPPFDDLRVRQAVQRAADNRELLTHGYDRRGMLAENHHVGPMHPEYAALPPVPRDPGRARALLSAAGYPDGLQLTIAVGNVQGPWEQRVAQLLQQQLAQAGIDLRLQVMTPGEYARQWKDVTFGITSWTHRPLGVMALNLGYRSGQAWNETGYANPEFDAKLDTANSLLDPNERREVMAEVERILQDDAVMVQPFWRNQYVATRSRVRGYQTHPTQYHQFQDVWLDDA